A part of Bacillus rossius redtenbacheri isolate Brsri chromosome 1, Brsri_v3, whole genome shotgun sequence genomic DNA contains:
- the LOC134532806 gene encoding quinone oxidoreductase-like protein 2 homolog has protein sequence MATVLMRKSFNFVKQPQLQISAHLSDSNKNAFRAAVLNDYGKELTVQERLPEKKLNKGEIRLKVKYCSINASDVLICSGKYDVMPKVPLVPGYELFGEVIELGPGVDDDDFSVGESVIALNKEHFSGLAEQCVLSTKDAWVVPSVDKPMLWCGLADSYATALIGLARRGHLKTNNTILVTAAGGGLGLAAVDIAANVYKAKVIAVCESEDKADTLRGKGAWAALKFSPKDIKKKVQDVTEGKGVDIIFDSVGNASMFQDSVNCVAHEGKVIVAGAAARQVKEVKTSLLLPKSFSLIGVSLHCYRNSAYKIYRQIVQDAIDMFEQGLVSPHIAKTFTLNEVNEALKYVGENVSTGQVIIDMHQ, from the coding sequence ATGGCTACTGTGTTGATGAGAAAGTCATTTAATTTCGTTAAACAACCACAACTTCAAATCTCAGCACACTTATCTGATTCTAACAAAAATGCATTTAGAGCTGCAGTTTTAAATGATTATGGAAAGGAACTGACTGTTCAAGAACGACttccggaaaaaaaattaaacaaaggcGAGATAAGATTAAAAGTCAAGTATTGCAGCATCAACGCTTCTGACGTTCTCATATGCAGTGGCAAATACGATGTAATGCCGAAAGTGCCGCTAGTCCCAGGGTACGAACTGTTCGGTGAAGTGATAGAACTCGGGCCGGGCGTGGACGATGACGATTTCAGCGTCGGAGAATCTGTAATCGCGCTAAACAAGGAACATTTTTCGGGTCTGGCGGAACAGTGCGTGTTGTCTACGAAGGATGCATGGGTGGTGCCCTCCGTGGATAAGCCAATGTTGTGGTGCGGTCTGGCAGATTCCTACGCGACTGCGCTTATCGGTCTGGCCAGGAGGGGACATCTGAAGACGAACAACACTATTCTCGTAACTGCCGCGGGCGGTGGTCTTGGCCTGGCAGCGGTCGATATCGCAGCCAATGTGTACAAAGCAAAAGTAATCGCTGTGTGTGAATCTGAAGACAAGGCCGATACGTTGCGGGGAAAGGGAGCTTGGGCTGCACTTAAGTTCAGTCCAAAAGACATTAAGAAGAAAGTTCAAGATGTGACTGAAGGAAAGGGTGTTGATATAATTTTTGATTCTGTAGGAAATGCTTCCATGTTCCAGGACAGCGTGAACTGTGTAGCCCATGAAGGTAAAGTCATAGTCGCCGGGGCAGCGGCTCGCCAGGTGAAAGAGGTCAAGACGAGTCTCCTGCTTCCGAAGTCGTTCAGCTTAATAGGCGTTTCACTGCATTGCTATCGTAACTCTGCTTATAAAATCTACAGACAAATTGTACAAGATGCGATTGACATGTTTGAGCAAGGTCTCGTATCACCTCATATTGCCAAGACTTTCACACTGAATGAAGTAAATGAAGCTTTAAAGTATGTTGGTGAAAATGTGAGCACTGGTCAAGTAATAATCGACATGCACCAATAA